The genomic window TGGCTCAACTTTTGTTTCTGCTATAATACCATCCAAAATATGAGACATGTCTTCCTGCTGAGCCATAATAGAAAAATTCAATATTAAAATAATACCGATTATGATAAAAATTATTGTAGTGTTCTTTATTTTTCTGTCTAACAATTTACTTTTTCCTCCTGAACCAAATATCGGTACATAACAACCTTTAGAGTAGCTGCAAGCGGAATTGCATATAGTACTCCTAAGAACCCAAGAAGACCACCGAAAGTCATTACTGCAAATATAATAGTCAATGGATGCAAACCCATCTCTTTGCCTAATATTTTTGGGTTTAACCATAAGGCTTCAATTTGATTAACAGCTACAAAAAGAATTGTTACTAATATAAATACAGACCATGGTTTTCCAATTACAAAAAATAGTGATAATACCCAACCAATAATTGGACCAAGATATGGTATAAAATTTAAAATGCCAGACACTAATCCAATTATAAGATAAAATTTAATCTGTAAAAAATATAAGCCTAAAGTAATCAGGGCACCAACTATAAAGCAAACAATTAATCTTCCGCGTATAAAGTTACTCAAAATCCTGTCGATTTCAATTACTATTTCGCGAAAACTTTTTTTATTTTTTTCTGATACAAATATTAGAAGATTATCTTTAAATAACTCCAAATCAATTAGCAAATAATATAATATTATTGGTATTACTATAACGCCAAACCCAAACTTTGTAACAAATGATGATAATTCAAATATTGCATTCCGGGAAAATGTCAACATCCCTATTTGTATTTCTTCAAAAATATCTTGAAGAAATACTTCTAAATTGGTTGAGTCTTCAATAAACTCAAAAATAAATTCAAAAGACAATAACAAATCTTGAAACCCTGATATTAATCCTGGTATCTCTCGATATAATTGGTTTAATTCATTAATTGTGTTAGGAATAAGGAAAAATATTACCAAAACTGTAAATGTAATGATAATAGCAAAAATAATTAAAATTGATAATGTTTTAGATATTCTTTTTGTTAGTAAAAAACGATAAAGAGGTCCAAAAAAATATGCTAAGAATAGGGATAAGCTAAAATATGTTAGTATTAATCCTAACCGATGAGCAATATAACAAAATAATATTATTCCAATGAGTAGTTGTATAATAAATTTGCTTTCTCTATCCTTTACTAAGATCATTTTACCCTTTCTACTGCAAAACTATTATATATTACAATAACTATGGGGAGCATATCACTTAATATATTTTATATCAGATAAATAATGAATAATCAATTCTTTAATTCTATATAATTAAAGAATTTTGAAAATACTTTAAATAAAAATAAAACCCGATTTTTATTCGGGTTTATATTATGGTGGAGGCGGCGAGAATCGAACTCGCGTCCAGAGAACCATTGATAAAAAATACTACGAGCGTAGTCTATATTTTGTTATTCACATCACCTAACTCCTATAGACAGGATTTAGTTGATGCTTGCTCCTATGTTTCTCTGTATCATTCGGAGCAGATAATACAGATAGCCTATTTTATGTTACACCCACAAAGAACTTACAGGCAAAAGCACTTTGCAGACGAGCAGCTATTAAGCTGCTAAAGCCAATTCGTTATCGTTGGCAATTAATGTTTTTCCCAGTTTTTTACGAGGACAAGGAACCTCGACTCGCATTTTTTACCTCTGTTTTCCCTGTCGATACCTATCGCCCCCATTTATTATACTTCAATTCCCTTTCGGCTTCTCTTTGTATTGCTTTCTGGGTGAGATCTCGTTTTTTGTCAAAGAGCCTTTTCCCTTTTGCAAGTCCAATTTCTAATTTTGCATATCCATTTTTAAAATAAAGCTTTAACGGAATCAAAGTGAATCCTTTTTGTTCTATCTGTCCTTTTAATTTTGTTAATTGTTTATTTTGTAGTAAAAGTTTTCTATCCCGCTTCGGTTCCAAATTATATCGGTTCCCAAATTTATATGGGCTTATATGCATATTTATAATATAAAGCTCCATGCCTTTAAAATGAGCATAACTCTCTTTTATACTGACCTGGCGATTTCTAATCGACTTTACTTCAGTTCCTCTTAATACTATACCAGCTTCATAAGTATCTAAAATATGATAATCATGCCTGGCTTTACGATTAACTGAAATAACTTGATATTTTTCTGTATCTTTTTCAAGCATTTATTTTGTCCTATAACTATTATATTATAACATATCATTGCTATATTGACAATTTATACTAATTAATCATAATATAAAATATTAAAACATACTTGTATATTATAAATCAATTTGCTGCTCTGCGCAATCGGTCCATAATAGCACTTCCTATTCCCTTTTCCTGGAAATTTTCAGTTATAATAATATCACAATTTTGTTTATCTAATAATCTCATTTGACTGTATAAATTTTGGGCACATATTTCTAAATCATTAGCATTACCAATAACTCCTACTGTATAACCCACATATTTATCAGAATTTTCACCAGTTGCTATAATTCCTACTTTATTTCCCATTTTCTTATATTTTTTAGCAATTGATAATATATTGCTAACCATCGTATTATTTCTTCCTTCTGATAATATCAAAAAAGCCTTCGGAGAATAATGTTTTTTCATCATTCCTGGAGATTTTATCGTATTGTCTTTTTTATTTCCAATAGTAATTTCTGATGTAACTCTTTTAATATTTTCAATAGTAATAC from Atribacterota bacterium includes these protein-coding regions:
- a CDS encoding AI-2E family transporter — protein: MILVKDRESKFIIQLLIGIILFCYIAHRLGLILTYFSLSLFLAYFFGPLYRFLLTKRISKTLSILIIFAIIITFTVLVIFFLIPNTINELNQLYREIPGLISGFQDLLLSFEFIFEFIEDSTNLEVFLQDIFEEIQIGMLTFSRNAIFELSSFVTKFGFGVIVIPIILYYLLIDLELFKDNLLIFVSEKNKKSFREIVIEIDRILSNFIRGRLIVCFIVGALITLGLYFLQIKFYLIIGLVSGILNFIPYLGPIIGWVLSLFFVIGKPWSVFILVTILFVAVNQIEALWLNPKILGKEMGLHPLTIIFAVMTFGGLLGFLGVLYAIPLAATLKVVMYRYLVQEEKVNC
- the smpB gene encoding SsrA-binding protein SmpB, coding for MLEKDTEKYQVISVNRKARHDYHILDTYEAGIVLRGTEVKSIRNRQVSIKESYAHFKGMELYIINMHISPYKFGNRYNLEPKRDRKLLLQNKQLTKLKGQIEQKGFTLIPLKLYFKNGYAKLEIGLAKGKRLFDKKRDLTQKAIQREAERELKYNKWGR